In Vitis riparia cultivar Riparia Gloire de Montpellier isolate 1030 chromosome 19, EGFV_Vit.rip_1.0, whole genome shotgun sequence, the following proteins share a genomic window:
- the LOC117908099 gene encoding putative F-box protein At1g32420: METFIHACIQSGTSQEASREYRSLADQRSAFVFHLGGGRLRLMDDFGSKLIQVTQNDNVFEVEDILTTILSRLPVKSLLICKSVSKYWRDLICSPSFMHSHLLQSQENSSDAFYPSYPSYPSWDDNIPLLTKTDGETTQSFLDCDGFYFEGMVCSFNGLICCTNFHGPIVYERIEDSNTFDIHICNPATREVLLLPPTPTSEYIPKIGVSFGPTLNEYKVFQFHYRDEQLYECKVYSSIVGSWKSMGTVPYSPYTSSNHVCINETVFWFSMSMIDGRLVGHILAVDREENFSIIRIPEEETMRPFLVNLEGCLCLVPRHGLGQLDIWALQDSKESVWMKKWSDNIPQNFNIQGLSYVTVQKNEILLANWVRSVFYNMETRTWREFNWEHAHEDKFSLPMAYTESLVPCKY; encoded by the exons ATGGAAACTTTCATCCATGCTTGCATACAATCAGGGACTTCACAGGAAGCCTCGAGAGAGTATCGCTCACTTGCAGATCAACGTTCTGCCTTCGTCTTCCATTTGG GTGGGGGCAGGCTCAGGCTCATGGATGATTTTGGGAGTAAGTTGATACAGGTAACCCAGAATGACAACGTGTTTGAAGTGGAAGACATCCTCACTACCATTCTCTCAAGGCTTCCTGTTAAATCCCTCTTGATATGCAAGTCCGTTTCTAAATATTGGCGGGATTTAATTTGCAGTCCTAGTTTCATGCATTCGCATCTACTCCAATCTCAAGAAAATTCAAGTGATGCTTTCTATCCTTCTTATCCTTCTTATCCCTCTTGGGACGACAACATCCCTTTGCTCACCAAAACTGATGGAGAAACCACTCAAAGTTTCCTTGATTGTGATGGGTTTTACTTTGAAGGTATGGTTTGTTCCTTTAATGGTTTGATCTGTTGCACTAACTTCCACGGCCCTATTGTTTATGAAAGGATTGAAGATAGTAATACCTTTGACATACATATTTGTAACCCTGCCACCCGAGAAGTCCTGTTACTCCCACCAACCCCCACATCAGAATATATACCCAAGATTGGTGTTTCTTTTGGCCCCACACTCAATGAATATAAAGTATTTCAGTTTCACTACAGAGACGAGCAACTTTATGAATGCAAGGTATATTCTTCCATCGTTGGATCCTGGAAATCTATGGGTACTGTTCCATACAGTCCCTATACTTCTTCCAATCATGTATGTATTAATGAAACGGTGTTCTGGTTTAGCATGTCAATGATAGACGGGCGGCTGGTCGGCCACATCCTTGCAGTTGATAGGGAGGAAAATTTTAGCATAATTAGGATTCCAGAGGAAGAAACTATGCGCCCTTTCTTGGTGAATCTTGAAGGTTGTTTGTGTCTGGTGCCTCGACATGGACTTGGCCAACTTGATATATGGGCTTTACAGGATAGTAAGGAGTCAGTTTGGATGAAGAAATGGAGTGATAATATCccccaaaattttaatattcaaggACTTAGCTATGTAACTGTGCAAAAGAATGAAATTCTTCTTGCAAATTGGGTACGTTCTGTTTTCTATAACATGGAGACCAGAACTTGGAGAGAATTCAACTGGGAACATGCTCATGAAGACAAGTTTTCTCTTCCAATGGCATACACAGAGAGCCTCGTCCCATGTAAGTATTGA
- the LOC117909593 gene encoding putative F-box protein At5g52610 — MDDSCNKLVCARNKNLFELEDIITDILLGLPIKSLMLCKSVAKNWRRLISSPNFKRLQLLQSQENPSYVFYPYVCLCCSELFLTKVHGETTETIPGCRRHWCKHMICSFNGLICSISYKSFFEKKVHMGIVVFNPITQEVLLLPQSRLSAEAPKIGVAFGSRMNGYKVFRFFNPSGKSQDKHHECEIYSSITGSWKGIGSVAYNPSSSQHICIDGTVYWFIKSVRNGLIIGSILAVDMEENFSVIGIPVEATLYPFLVSIEGCLSLVAKNVCDNIFDIWILQDSKKFIWVKKCTAYMHAFNIKEANHVTALKNEILFASGRRYFFYNMCSKTWREFDWGRDFQKRVSSPLVYTESLLPCNGLIGS, encoded by the exons ATGGATGATTCTTGCAATAAATTGGTCTGTGCCcggaataaaaatttgtttgaactGGAGGATATCATCACTGACATTCTCTTAGGGCTTCCTATTAAGTCCCTTATGTTATGCAAGTCTGTTGCTAAAAATTGGAGGAGATTAATTAGCAGTCCAAATTTCAAGCGTTTGCAGCTACTTCAGTCCCAAGAAAATCCTAGTTATGTTTTCTACCCTTATGTTTGTTTGTGCTGCAGTGAACTTTTTCTGACTAAGGTTCATGGAGAAACCACTGAAACTATTCCAGGTTGCCGTAGACATTGGTGTAAACACATGATATGTTCCTTTAATGGTCTGATCTGTAGCATTAGCTACAAAAGCTTCTTTGAGAAGAAGGTACACATGGGCATTGTTGTCTTCAATCCCATTACTCAGGAAGTCCTGTTACTTCCACAAAGTCGTTTATCAGCAGAGGCACCTAAGATTGGTGTTGCTTTTGGCAGTAGAATGAATGGCTATAAAGTATTTCGGTTTTTCAACCCATCTGGAAAATCTCAGGATAAACATCATGAATGTGAGATATATTCATCAATCACTGGATCCTGGAAAGGAATAGGTAGTGTTGCATACAATCCCTCGAGTTCACAGCATATATGTATTGATGGAACGGTGTATTGGTTCATCAAATCTGTAAGAAATGGGTTGATTATTGGCTCCATCCTTGCAGTTGATATGGAGGAAAACTTTAGTGTAATTGGCATTCCAGTGGAAGCTACTCTATACCCTTTCTTAGTTAGCATAGAAGGTTGCTTATCTCTAGTGGCTAAAAATGTATGTGacaacatatttgatatatgGATTTTACAGGACAGCAAGAAGTTCATATGGGTCAAGAAATGCACTGCTTATATGCACGCTTTTAACATTAAGGAAGCCAACCATGTTACTgcacttaaaaatgaaattctatTTGCAAGTGGGCGACGATATTTTTTCTATAACATGTGCAGCAAAACTTGGAGAGAATTTGACTGGGGACGTGATTTTCAAAAGAGGGTTTCCAGTCCATTAGTGTACACAGAAAGCCTCCTTCCTT GCAATGGATTAATTGGTTCTTAG
- the LOC117909604 gene encoding F-box protein DOR-like: MDDLCNKLICTRNENLFDVEDIVINILSRLPVKSLMICKSVSKQWWRLISSPNFMRLQLIRSQENPIYVFYPYSCRCHSEHFLTKIDGETTETLPGCNRPYFRGMICSFNGLICCINTEGIRYRSIRTSLRLDIHICNPATREVLLLPQSRGSKGSPKIGVAFYPRTNEYKVFRFFNPAGKSHDKHSECEVYSSITGCWKGIGCVAHSPRSSNHICINGTVYWFIRSVKDGLIIVSILAVDMEENFSVIGIPEEATLHTFLASFEGCLSLVAENVFDKSRFDMWILQDSKKSTWVRKCSDYIPTLNIKQVKHVAVQKNEILFASLKQYFFYNMCSRTWREFNWVHDFRKRLSIPLAYTESLLPCNGLIGS, translated from the exons ATGGATGATCTTTGCAATAAGTTGATCTGTACTCGAAATGAGAATTTGTTTGACGTGGAAGACATTGTCATCAACATTCTCTCAAGGCTTCCTGTTAAGTCCCTCATGATATGCAAGTCTGTTTCTAAACAGTGGTGGAGGTTGATTTCTAGCCCAAATTTCATGCGTTTGCAGCTAATCCGGtcccaagaaaatccaattTATGTTTTCTATCCTTATTCTTGTCGGTGTCACAGTGAACATTTTCTGACCAAAATTGATGGAGAAACCACTGAAACTCTTCCAGGCTGCAATAGACCTTACTTTAGAGGTATGATTTGTTCCTTTAATGGTCTGATTTGTTGCATTAATACTGAAGGCATCCGTTATAGAAGTATTCGAACAAGTCTTCGCCTGGACATACATATCTGCAACCCTGCTACTCGAGAAGTCCTGTTACTTCCACAAAGCCGTGGATCAAAAGGGTCACCTAAGATAGGTGTTGCTTTTTACCCTAGAACCAATGAATATAAAGTATTTCGGTTTTTCAACCCAGCAGGCAAATCTCATGATAAGCATAGTGAATGTGAGGTATATTCATCAATCACTGGATGCTGGAAAGGAATAGGTTGTGTTGCACACAGTCCTCGGAGTTCGAACCATATATGCATTAACGGGACAGTATATTGGTTCATCAGATCAGTAAAAGATGGATTGATTATCGTCTCCATCCTTGCAGTGGATATGGAGGAAAACTTTAGTGTAATTGGCATTCCAGAGGAAGCAACTCTACACACTTTCTTAGCTAGTTTTGAAGGTTGCTTATCCCTAGTGGCTGAAAATGTATTTGACAAAAGCAGATTTGATATGTGGATTTTACAAGACAGTAAGAAGTCTACTTGGGTCAGGAAATGCAGTGATTACATACCCACTTTAAATATTAAGCAAGTTAAACATGTAGCTGTACAAAAGAATGAAATTCTATTTGCAAGTTTGAAGCAGTACTTTTTCTATAACATGTGCAGCAGAACTTGGAGAGAATTCAACTGGGTACATGATTTCAGAAAGAGGCTTTCTATTCCATTGGCATACACAGAAAGCCTCCTTCCTT GCAATGGACTCATTGGTTCTTGA